tctttgacaatcaaatatttttaaagtttcattttatAGTTATAAATGAATCGGTGTTggcaattaaattattttgtattcccTATAATTAAGCCTAaaattaattcgtaaattaatagttttatataaaatatgtttgaaaaagtactttaaaatgttgatttttaatCACCGAGccaaaaaaaaggggtgttaataagttttaccgctatgtctgtctgtggcatcgtaacacctaaacgaatgaaccgactttgatttttttttgtttcgtttgaaagatactttaatggggagtgttcttagctatgtttcaagagcgagtttagggttccgtacccagatcaactaaaaaataagtaCTGATCCTCGAAATTGgatcagtttggagaaggctctaaagaAAACTtgtcttaataaaattaagccACAAAAATAGGCAGGAAAACACgatttcttgccataaaattaagttaaattttaaaccgtTTTTATTCTTGCAAAAATGATGTTAGCCATTTTAGTGaggtaatattggtaaaaacaacagtcgtgtttgtaattattatatgtataaagttgatggtaacataacctacaattactatgaaagccatcaacaaattagtaactaatgcatattatttttgtctataTGACGTCACATCATGGCGGCttgtgttttaggtcacgtgttATACAGATTATGgctattttgttaaatttaaatttaaaacgaaataaGAAATATGTTTACTCGATTTAtaccatcaataattttatggttTGTCTTTACCCGTTTACCCATTTCCCCCATAATATACGTAAACATTAAGAATTTGCAAATAGTCCAATTAATTACgtgaaaaacaaatcaaatttcgTTACTAGACTGGCACAAAAGAAAGTATTGTTATAATCACCTTTCGCTGTCGATTTTGCCTTCGTCATCGAAAGTTTTGAAAGCAGCAATAACAACATCATCTTCGTCACTGCCACCAGACATACGATTGGCGAACAAGGTTAATAATTGGGTGAAATTAATTGGTCCAGATGCTTCATTAACCATTTCGTCGAGTTCTTTTTCACTGGCAAGACGACCAAGTGAATCAAAGGTGGCACGAAGATCATTCTTTCCAATGATACCATCTTTATCATGATCCATAAGTTGGAAAGCTTCTTTGAATTCAGCTACTTGTTTCTGAGAGAACATAGAGAAAACATTGGAGCCGGTTCTCTTAGCTTTGCGAGAGCCTTTTGAGCTTGCACGGGTGTCAGCAGCTGGAGCTGGTGCTGCTTCCTCTTCCTTTGCCTTCTTCTTTTTGATCTTCTTTTCCTTGTCcgcctatacaaaaattaaatgcgAATTAGCCATTAATGttcgtaaataaaattatatcaataatataatttgtcctaaatttgaaaaattggtttatacgttacattagtatttgatttacaccaaaaaaatattatttaaaaaaatgacactATTTACATTATATAGAAAACAGTGTAGAGTGTCAGGGCGacttgaatgacatcacgacttgacatacaatcatttttgtgtttGCAAGTTATAAGTACAGTGTAGTTGTAATCAAATAATCTGCTTCGTTCTGTTAAAATATAATGCTGTTTACATAGCGTTTactttctgattggtgtttCCTGTCATGTGACATGATgcctaattttactaaaattattttctaaaaataataacaatccttattctttataaaaaataattttttgttttgtaatctACAAATCATGATCaatattagaaacttttattcaaccgatttattcttagtggataatatattcttataaaattgtttatattaaaaatagttttcgaatatatttttagaacatCAGTACTTATGTACTGGGTGAATAACTAAATATAGTATTGTGTAAGCTGAAGCTACTACTCAacaacagttttaaaaatatactatgCATATCAATTGAAGTATTGAAAGT
This genomic interval from Chrysoperla carnea chromosome 1, inChrCarn1.1, whole genome shotgun sequence contains the following:
- the LOC123301158 gene encoding myosin regulatory light chain 2, giving the protein MADKEKKIKKKKAKEEEAAPAPAADTRASSKGSRKAKRTGSNVFSMFSQKQVAEFKEAFQLMDHDKDGIIGKNDLRATFDSLGRLASEKELDEMVNEASGPINFTQLLTLFANRMSGGSDEDDVVIAAFKTFDDEGKIDSERLRHALMTWGDKFTGEEVDDAYDQMEIDDKGMIDTGKLIALLTAAPAEDGEEGGEAA